One genomic segment of [Phormidium] sp. ETS-05 includes these proteins:
- the hypF gene encoding carbamoyltransferase HypF, producing the protein MPNKLRCKITIKGAVQGVGFRPFVYRLATELSLPGWVNNSAEGVFIEIEGSQEPIELFLQRLETEKPPLALINTVETAWLEPVGYGEFEIRASVGGAKTAIVLPDISTCSQCLAEIFDPQNRRYLYPFTNCTNCGPRYSIVEALPYDRPHTTMKHFPMCPQCLQEYENPLNRRFHAQPNACPQCGPHLELWNERGEVLSQHHDALLAAAEGIKQGKILAMKGLGGFHLMVDGGNETAVQLLRSRKQRPEKPFALMYPSLAKVKQDCPVSEIEAKLLLSPEAPIVLLRRHSHSNIAPGVAPGNPYIGVMLPYTPLHHLLMAELGFPVVATSGNLSDEPICTDETEAISRLQHIADVFLVHNRPIARAVDDSLVRELLNQPQILRRARGYAPLPISPSFFGLKPNYEPSHPPILAVGAHLKNTIAIAIDNQIFLSQHIGDLATPQAFQAFQTTIASLSGIYDFQPAAVACDAHPDYISTQYATALEVPTVGVQHHYAHVLACMAENQIKPPVLGVAWDGTGYGEDDTIWGGEFILITDNSWQRVAHWRTFRLPGGEKAIKEPRRAALGLLYEIWGEDLFTRKDILPLQAFTPSELEIIKTMLRRNLNTPVTSSAGRLFDAVAAILGIRQTGSFEGQAAMELEFISGPLQMTKDKGQRTNNQLDWEPLVKTMLTELDQGVPVGVIAARFHHTLAEEICTVARQVGTEQVVLTGGCFQNQYLTVRTVERLREEGFSPYWHKLVPPNDGGICLGQIMAALRQ; encoded by the coding sequence ATGCCCAACAAACTCAGATGCAAAATCACCATTAAAGGCGCCGTCCAAGGTGTCGGATTTCGCCCCTTTGTCTATCGCCTAGCCACAGAATTATCATTACCCGGATGGGTGAATAATTCCGCTGAGGGAGTATTTATAGAAATTGAAGGCTCCCAGGAGCCAATAGAGCTATTTTTACAGCGTCTAGAAACGGAAAAACCCCCCCTGGCTTTGATTAACACTGTGGAAACTGCCTGGTTAGAACCGGTGGGATATGGGGAATTTGAAATTAGAGCCAGCGTGGGGGGTGCCAAAACTGCCATAGTTTTGCCAGATATCAGCACTTGCAGCCAATGTTTGGCGGAAATCTTCGACCCCCAAAACCGCCGCTATCTTTATCCTTTTACTAATTGCACTAACTGCGGACCGCGCTACAGCATTGTGGAGGCTTTGCCTTATGACCGACCTCACACCACGATGAAGCATTTCCCCATGTGTCCCCAGTGCCTTCAAGAATATGAAAATCCCCTTAACCGTCGGTTTCACGCTCAACCAAATGCCTGTCCTCAGTGCGGTCCTCATTTGGAGTTGTGGAATGAACGGGGGGAAGTCTTATCGCAACATCACGATGCTCTGTTAGCCGCCGCTGAGGGGATAAAACAGGGCAAAATCCTGGCGATGAAGGGACTGGGGGGATTTCACTTGATGGTTGATGGGGGGAATGAAACGGCGGTGCAACTGCTCCGATCGCGCAAACAACGGCCCGAAAAACCCTTTGCCCTGATGTATCCCTCCCTAGCAAAGGTGAAACAAGATTGCCCAGTATCAGAAATAGAGGCAAAACTACTCTTATCCCCAGAGGCCCCCATTGTGCTGTTGCGTCGCCACAGCCACAGCAACATCGCCCCCGGGGTTGCCCCTGGTAATCCTTACATCGGCGTCATGCTGCCCTATACTCCTTTACATCACCTGCTCATGGCAGAATTGGGGTTTCCTGTAGTCGCCACCAGTGGCAACCTCAGCGACGAACCCATCTGCACCGACGAAACCGAAGCCATCAGCAGACTACAGCATATTGCCGATGTCTTTTTAGTTCACAACCGCCCGATCGCCCGCGCCGTGGATGACTCCCTGGTGAGGGAACTACTCAACCAACCCCAAATCCTTCGCCGCGCCAGAGGATACGCCCCTTTACCCATCTCCCCCTCGTTTTTTGGGCTGAAGCCCAACTACGAACCTAGTCATCCCCCCATCCTCGCCGTGGGGGCACATCTGAAAAACACCATAGCCATAGCCATAGACAACCAAATATTCCTCAGTCAGCATATCGGCGACTTAGCCACCCCCCAAGCCTTCCAAGCCTTCCAAACCACCATTGCCAGTTTGAGCGGCATTTACGACTTTCAACCCGCAGCCGTCGCCTGCGACGCCCACCCAGACTATATCTCCACCCAATATGCCACCGCGTTAGAGGTCCCCACCGTGGGCGTCCAACACCACTACGCTCACGTCCTCGCCTGTATGGCAGAAAACCAGATCAAACCGCCAGTATTAGGCGTCGCCTGGGATGGCACCGGCTACGGAGAAGACGACACCATCTGGGGAGGAGAATTCATCCTTATTACCGATAATTCCTGGCAGCGAGTCGCCCACTGGCGGACCTTTCGCCTCCCCGGCGGGGAAAAAGCGATAAAAGAACCCCGCAGAGCCGCTTTGGGACTGCTCTATGAAATTTGGGGCGAAGATTTATTTACCAGAAAGGATATTTTGCCCCTCCAAGCCTTTACTCCTTCAGAGCTGGAAATCATCAAAACCATGCTCCGCCGGAATTTAAACACCCCGGTGACATCCAGCGCCGGGAGACTGTTTGACGCTGTAGCCGCCATTCTCGGCATTCGTCAAACCGGCAGTTTCGAGGGCCAAGCGGCGATGGAATTAGAGTTTATCAGTGGTCCCTTGCAAATGACAAAGGACAAAGGACAAAGGACAAATAACCAACTTGACTGGGAACCCCTGGTGAAAACGATGTTGACAGAACTGGACCAAGGGGTGCCCGTGGGGGTAATTGCGGCGCGATTTCACCATACCCTGGCGGAGGAGATTTGCACCGTGGCGCGACAGGTAGGGACCGAGCAAGTAGTCCTAACGGGGGGATGTTTTCAAAACCAGTATTTAACCGTGAGGACCGTGGAGCGGTTACGGGAGGAGGGTTTCTCCCCCTACTGGCATAAGTTGGTGCCGCCTAATGATGGTGGGATTTGTTTGGGACAAATTATGGCAGCTTTGCGGCAGTAG
- a CDS encoding CHAT domain-containing protein, which yields MANPWLGKILAPVALVNVAILLPIPTPKVAALPHHLNPSPVVLSQNAISQESSLSDYQTELERARNAGDKEAELRLENQIAWKYKTTGDLAQALNTLNQALPIARSLNNPHWQAVTLHNLGAINYELQQQDKALEYFNAALILRQQLGDAPGEVIILSNISRIYFDLGQFQEGLKYLDRARNLGSPDVSQIYYDLGTTNAQDNTEVATAQGSRGAREQGNSRAGGNSSRNAAREAGQTLEYQYKALEFWEKTGDKFGEAVTRFTIATLERDRQQLDPALTQIETSLNLVEALRTQVPNQQLRSFYFATVQNYYELYINLLMELHAQNPTAGYDIKALATADRSRSRSLLDQLNEFGADIRAGVDPNLLQQEKTLQSQLATIAAKINILELSGGDENESTPEFQQVEQLLKQYQQIQGKIRQTSPRYSKIPPYQPLTLPEIQQLLDKDTLLLEYHLGEERSYLWAVTPTTINSYQLPPRAIIEPAVKEFRRKLADPRNQNRPQTLTQTANRLGAMILGPAIGKLEQKRLLIVGHGVLNYIPFSALTLPGNWGNTDEYKPLILNHEIVTIPSASILEKMREKFGSRQPAPKTIAVFADPVFEGTLYPLPGTKKEAEKILDLVPEDKRMVAMGLDANRRTFTETDLSQYRILHLATHGLANSKYGELSTLVLSQRDAAGNNIDGFLCPMIWINCA from the coding sequence ATGGCTAATCCTTGGTTAGGCAAAATTTTGGCTCCGGTGGCTCTGGTTAATGTAGCTATTCTGCTACCCATCCCTACCCCAAAGGTAGCAGCACTGCCACATCATCTCAACCCATCTCCCGTAGTCTTATCCCAAAACGCCATCTCCCAAGAGAGCAGCCTATCAGATTATCAAACCGAACTAGAACGCGCCCGCAACGCCGGGGATAAAGAAGCCGAATTAAGGCTTGAGAATCAAATCGCCTGGAAATATAAAACCACGGGAGATTTAGCCCAAGCCCTCAATACCTTAAATCAAGCCTTACCAATTGCCCGCAGTCTGAATAATCCCCATTGGCAAGCCGTCACCCTGCACAACCTCGGCGCGATTAACTATGAATTACAGCAACAGGATAAAGCCTTAGAATATTTTAACGCGGCTCTAATTCTGCGGCAACAATTAGGAGATGCACCGGGAGAAGTTATCATCCTTAGTAATATCAGCCGCATTTACTTTGACTTGGGACAATTTCAAGAAGGCTTAAAATACTTAGACCGAGCCCGTAACTTAGGCAGTCCAGATGTAAGTCAGATTTATTACGATTTGGGCACTACCAACGCTCAGGATAATACGGAAGTCGCCACCGCACAGGGGAGCAGGGGGGCAAGGGAGCAGGGAAACAGCAGAGCAGGGGGAAATAGTAGCCGCAATGCGGCAAGAGAAGCGGGACAAACCCTGGAATATCAATATAAAGCACTGGAATTTTGGGAGAAAACTGGGGATAAGTTTGGGGAAGCAGTCACCCGATTTACCATTGCCACCTTAGAGCGCGATCGGCAACAACTAGATCCCGCTCTCACCCAAATCGAAACCTCCCTAAACCTCGTGGAAGCACTGCGCACCCAAGTCCCCAATCAGCAACTGCGCAGCTTTTACTTTGCCACCGTCCAAAACTACTATGAATTATACATTAACCTGCTCATGGAATTGCACGCCCAAAACCCCACAGCAGGTTATGACATCAAAGCACTAGCCACAGCCGATCGCTCCCGATCGCGCAGTCTGCTAGACCAACTAAACGAGTTTGGCGCAGACATTCGCGCTGGCGTTGACCCCAATTTGCTCCAACAAGAAAAAACCCTCCAAAGCCAACTAGCAACAATAGCCGCTAAAATTAACATTCTAGAATTAAGCGGGGGGGACGAAAACGAATCAACCCCAGAATTCCAGCAAGTGGAACAACTCCTCAAACAATACCAGCAAATCCAAGGAAAAATTCGCCAAACCAGTCCCCGCTACAGCAAAATCCCCCCATACCAACCCCTGACGCTGCCAGAAATTCAGCAACTTTTAGACAAAGACACGTTATTATTAGAATATCACCTAGGAGAAGAGCGCAGTTACCTGTGGGCAGTCACCCCCACTACTATCAACAGCTACCAACTCCCTCCCCGCGCCATTATTGAACCAGCAGTCAAAGAATTTCGGAGAAAATTAGCAGACCCCCGCAACCAGAACCGACCGCAAACGCTCACCCAAACAGCCAATCGCTTAGGCGCGATGATTCTCGGTCCCGCCATCGGCAAATTAGAGCAAAAAAGATTATTAATTGTCGGTCACGGAGTCTTAAATTACATTCCCTTTTCCGCCCTCACCCTGCCCGGAAACTGGGGTAATACTGATGAGTATAAACCCCTCATCCTCAATCACGAAATCGTGACGATTCCTTCCGCATCCATTCTGGAAAAAATGCGGGAGAAATTCGGCAGCCGCCAACCCGCCCCCAAAACTATAGCCGTCTTCGCTGACCCAGTTTTTGAAGGCACCCTATACCCATTACCGGGCACCAAAAAGGAAGCCGAAAAAATTCTCGATTTAGTACCAGAAGACAAGCGGATGGTAGCAATGGGTTTAGACGCCAACCGCCGAACCTTTACCGAAACCGACCTTTCCCAATATCGCATCCTCCACCTCGCCACCCACGGACTCGCCAACAGCAAATATGGGGAATTATCCACCTTGGTTCTGTCCCAACGCGATGCAGCAGGAAACAACATCGACGGCTTTTTATGCCCTATGATATGGATAAACTGCGCCTAG
- the hypB gene encoding hydrogenase nickel incorporation protein HypB, translating into MCQDCGCSDIKSEIGIHSHTHNGDHQHDHHDDHHHHHHQLVVENGTTAKTVTVTQSILQKNDRLAERNRGYFAAKGLLVLNILSSPGSGKTAFLEKTISDLKEQVKIGVIVGDLETDNDAHRLGHAGAPAVQITTGTACHLEADMVARAAQKLDLDALDVLIIENVGNLVCPAAYDLGENWRVVLLSVTEGEDKPLKYPSMFKSAQVVIVNKIDIAEVVGFDREKALNNIRRVAPEAVIFEVSARTGAGMDKWYDYLEGQMAEKESFLAIG; encoded by the coding sequence ATGTGTCAAGATTGCGGCTGCAGCGATATCAAATCGGAAATCGGTATTCATAGCCACACCCATAACGGCGACCATCAGCACGACCATCACGACGACCATCACCATCATCATCATCAGCTAGTTGTAGAAAATGGCACTACTGCCAAAACCGTGACCGTTACTCAGTCTATTTTACAAAAAAATGACCGCTTAGCGGAACGAAACCGGGGTTATTTTGCCGCCAAAGGGTTGCTGGTGTTAAATATTCTCTCCTCCCCTGGTTCTGGGAAAACGGCTTTCTTAGAAAAAACCATCAGTGACCTGAAAGAGCAAGTGAAAATCGGCGTTATTGTGGGCGACTTAGAAACCGATAACGACGCCCATAGATTGGGGCACGCGGGGGCGCCAGCGGTGCAAATTACCACGGGGACAGCTTGTCACTTGGAAGCGGATATGGTAGCGCGAGCGGCGCAAAAACTGGATTTAGATGCGCTGGATGTCCTAATTATAGAAAATGTGGGGAATTTAGTCTGTCCCGCTGCCTATGATTTAGGGGAAAACTGGCGAGTAGTGCTGCTATCTGTCACCGAGGGAGAAGATAAACCGCTGAAATATCCCAGTATGTTTAAATCGGCACAGGTGGTGATTGTGAATAAAATCGATATTGCCGAGGTGGTGGGTTTTGACAGGGAAAAAGCCCTGAATAATATCAGGCGGGTAGCTCCCGAGGCGGTGATTTTTGAAGTATCGGCGCGCACCGGGGCGGGGATGGATAAGTGGTATGATTATCTGGAAGGGCAGATGGCGGAAAAAGAGTCTTTTTTGGCGATAGGATAG
- a CDS encoding CHAT domain-containing protein has translation MPYDMDKLRLDADLVVLSACQTGLGKEIKGEGIVGLTGAFMSAGAERLIVSLWYVSDEGTAELMTLLYQKMLQQGLAPAAALRAAQLEMLQQEKWRSPYEWAGFVIQGDWR, from the coding sequence ATGCCCTATGATATGGATAAACTGCGCCTAGATGCCGATTTAGTAGTGCTTTCTGCCTGCCAAACCGGCTTAGGCAAAGAAATCAAAGGCGAAGGGATAGTGGGATTAACCGGTGCCTTCATGTCCGCCGGTGCCGAGCGGCTCATCGTCAGCTTATGGTACGTATCCGATGAAGGCACTGCAGAACTGATGACATTATTATACCAGAAAATGCTACAACAAGGATTAGCCCCAGCCGCCGCTCTCAGGGCCGCTCAACTAGAAATGCTCCAGCAGGAAAAATGGCGATCGCCCTATGAATGGGCAGGATTTGTCATCCAAGGCGATTGGCGATGA
- a CDS encoding type II toxin-antitoxin system RelE/ParE family toxin, whose amino-acid sequence MSNVNKRPQVIRDLIELATYIAQDNLDASDSFLAAAERTFQQLGKMPGMGKLCQFTQPTLADVRQQAIKGFQKYLVFYRITDNGVEIIRVIHGARDIEAILDVGEDEE is encoded by the coding sequence ATGAGCAACGTTAACAAACGCCCCCAAGTCATCCGCGATTTAATTGAATTGGCTACCTACATCGCTCAAGATAATCTGGATGCTTCGGATAGCTTTCTGGCTGCGGCTGAACGAACATTCCAACAACTGGGTAAAATGCCGGGTATGGGAAAACTATGCCAATTTACTCAGCCTACTTTAGCTGATGTTCGCCAGCAGGCAATTAAAGGTTTTCAGAAGTATTTGGTTTTTTACCGAATTACCGATAACGGAGTAGAAATTATTCGAGTGATTCATGGAGCCAGAGACATCGAAGCTATCTTAGATGTGGGAGAGGATGAGGAATGA
- a CDS encoding ribbon-helix-helix domain-containing protein produces the protein MTNINISLPDSMTAYVEEIVAKEGYSTISEYFRELVLQDQKRKASDRLETLLLEGLESGSATPMTEEDWQDIRSTVRQRLSQQSSQNHE, from the coding sequence ATGACAAATATCAACATCTCTTTACCTGACTCCATGACAGCTTATGTGGAAGAAATTGTGGCCAAGGAGGGTTATAGCACCATCAGCGAATATTTTCGGGAATTAGTGCTTCAAGACCAAAAGCGCAAAGCCTCTGACCGGTTAGAAACCCTATTACTGGAAGGTCTAGAATCAGGATCCGCAACGCCAATGACCGAGGAAGATTGGCAAGACATTCGCTCGACGGTTCGCCAGAGATTATCCCAACAGTCTAGCCAAAATCACGAGTAA
- a CDS encoding CHAT domain-containing tetratricopeptide repeat protein, whose protein sequence is MNLALLTLVLPLLNVGWLATPLLVSPTLAQVPPMTVGEVTATAAAAVARGRELWQQGTPEARQEAIAQFQTAIEIYRQLGNKSTQAATSIELAARHYFYGELEPALQYYQVALTLWQDLGKPDEIATTLEYIGDTYSASQKYDLALQSYQQSLQTWQQVGNMPQQARTLYVIGSFYHQQFQDSQKALDYYHQRLQLWQRLGNQAEIAASLKSIGDFYTKISDLPKALEYYNQQLQVWQQVGDLQQQAATHQFIADFYRQQMAAPNQALTSYQQALTLWRQVGDIKAQATNLNRIGDMYLKLNQGQQAISSYQTALSLWKRAGEPSQESVTIAKIGDAHYQMGETGIAASYYEQAFAVNSENTPTPQFSNTATSNEEYYSKSREFWEALGGGFGEAVTRMELAKIERGKGDLTGAIAQMESALEIVENLRTQIADPELRSFYFATVQQYYELYIDILMQLHQQNPTQGYQARALEASESARARSLLEILLEAGADIAASAPPQLVAQEKQIENQLNALAKKQVELATSESPEAAAALETEIKSLLNQLRQVQGQIRESSPHYAAITQAQPLTVKEIQQLLDEDTLLLEYYLGQERSYVWAVSATSINSYELPPRATIEAAAKNFRDAITAPALRMRPKKVAETAFNLTELILTPLAQELQGNQRLLIVSDGALQTIPFSALSVPSLATVSSNRFVSSEGKPSSFIPLMVEHEIVNLPSASTASILRQELRDRPTAPKTIAVFADPVFGGTDDDRLPSNIARNQNRPNTTPVPLQTAARNIGFDGPISRLPYTSNEASQIFRLVPENQRFGALGFAATREKATSPELAQYRIIHFATHGFLLDSNPELSGLVLSLVDAQGSPVDGFLRLPEIYNLKLAADLVVLSACQTGLGKEIEGEGLIGLTRGFMYAGVPQVGVSLWSVDDEATSILMSKFYEGMLEEGLSPPAALRAAQIAIWQQQQWQSPYFWASFLLQGEQLPGREFLPVKSVKHSNK, encoded by the coding sequence ATGAATTTGGCTTTATTGACGCTAGTCTTACCATTATTGAATGTGGGATGGCTTGCCACACCATTGCTGGTGTCGCCAACTTTGGCACAAGTGCCCCCGATGACGGTGGGAGAAGTTACCGCTACGGCGGCGGCGGCGGTGGCGAGAGGTCGGGAGTTGTGGCAGCAAGGCACTCCGGAGGCGAGACAAGAGGCGATCGCACAATTCCAAACTGCCATAGAAATTTACCGCCAACTAGGAAATAAATCAACTCAGGCAGCAACCAGCATAGAACTAGCAGCTCGCCATTATTTCTATGGAGAACTAGAGCCCGCCTTACAATATTATCAAGTGGCGTTGACCTTGTGGCAAGATTTAGGAAAACCAGACGAAATCGCCACAACCCTAGAATACATCGGCGATACCTACTCCGCTTCTCAAAAGTACGACTTGGCTTTACAGTCCTATCAACAAAGCCTGCAAACTTGGCAACAAGTTGGGAATATGCCACAGCAAGCCAGAACCCTATATGTAATAGGCAGTTTTTATCATCAGCAGTTCCAAGATTCCCAAAAAGCCTTAGACTATTATCACCAACGGCTGCAACTGTGGCAGCGACTGGGCAACCAGGCGGAAATTGCTGCCAGTTTGAAATCTATCGGAGATTTTTATACTAAAATCAGCGATTTACCAAAAGCCTTAGAATATTATAATCAACAGTTGCAAGTTTGGCAACAAGTCGGAGACCTTCAACAACAAGCGGCGACTCATCAATTTATTGCCGATTTTTATCGGCAGCAAATGGCTGCCCCAAATCAAGCTCTTACCTCGTATCAACAAGCTCTGACCTTATGGCGGCAAGTGGGGGATATTAAAGCCCAAGCTACTAACCTAAATCGCATTGGTGATATGTACTTGAAATTAAACCAGGGGCAACAGGCAATTTCATCTTACCAAACTGCCCTTTCTCTGTGGAAGCGGGCAGGAGAACCTAGTCAAGAATCGGTGACGATCGCGAAAATTGGCGATGCTCACTACCAAATGGGAGAAACGGGAATTGCCGCTAGCTACTATGAGCAAGCATTCGCGGTAAATAGTGAAAATACTCCTACACCTCAATTCAGCAACACCGCCACATCAAATGAAGAATATTACAGCAAATCTCGAGAATTTTGGGAAGCATTAGGCGGCGGCTTTGGCGAAGCTGTTACCCGCATGGAATTGGCGAAAATCGAGCGGGGAAAAGGAGACCTCACTGGCGCCATTGCTCAGATGGAAAGCGCCTTGGAAATTGTGGAAAACCTGCGCACTCAAATCGCTGATCCAGAACTCCGATCGTTTTACTTCGCCACGGTGCAGCAATACTACGAACTCTACATCGATATCCTGATGCAGTTGCACCAACAAAACCCCACTCAAGGCTATCAAGCCAGAGCCTTAGAAGCCAGCGAAAGCGCTCGGGCTCGCTCCTTGTTAGAAATTCTCTTAGAAGCAGGAGCGGATATCGCCGCCAGCGCTCCGCCGCAACTGGTAGCGCAGGAAAAACAAATAGAAAATCAGCTCAATGCACTGGCAAAAAAACAAGTGGAACTAGCCACCAGTGAATCGCCAGAAGCTGCCGCCGCCCTGGAAACAGAAATTAAATCTCTGTTGAATCAGTTACGCCAAGTCCAAGGGCAAATTAGAGAATCATCTCCCCACTACGCCGCCATTACTCAGGCACAACCACTCACGGTTAAGGAAATTCAACAACTTTTAGATGAAGATACTCTGCTCTTAGAATATTATCTTGGGCAAGAGCGCAGTTATGTATGGGCAGTTAGTGCTACGAGTATCAACAGTTATGAACTGCCACCCCGTGCTACCATTGAAGCGGCGGCGAAAAATTTCCGCGATGCTATCACCGCTCCCGCTTTGAGAATGCGACCGAAAAAAGTCGCCGAAACTGCTTTTAATCTCACCGAGCTGATTCTAACGCCCTTGGCCCAAGAACTACAGGGAAACCAACGGCTGCTCATCGTCAGTGATGGAGCATTGCAAACTATACCTTTTAGCGCCCTATCTGTACCCAGTCTCGCCACTGTTTCCAGTAACCGATTTGTCAGCAGTGAAGGTAAACCCAGCAGTTTTATTCCCCTGATGGTAGAGCATGAAATTGTTAATTTGCCCTCGGCTTCTACTGCTAGTATTCTCCGCCAGGAATTGCGCGATCGCCCCACCGCCCCCAAAACGATCGCCGTATTTGCCGACCCCGTATTTGGCGGGACTGATGACGATCGCCTCCCTAGCAACATTGCCCGCAACCAAAATCGCCCCAACACCACCCCCGTCCCCCTACAAACCGCCGCTCGGAACATTGGATTTGACGGACCAATCAGCCGCCTCCCCTACACCAGCAACGAAGCCAGCCAAATTTTCCGCCTTGTGCCAGAAAACCAACGCTTCGGAGCCTTGGGATTTGCCGCCACCCGCGAAAAAGCCACCAGCCCCGAACTCGCCCAATATCGCATCATCCACTTTGCCACCCACGGATTTTTACTCGACAGCAATCCCGAACTCTCCGGCTTAGTGCTATCCTTAGTTGATGCCCAAGGCAGCCCCGTTGACGGCTTTCTCCGCCTCCCCGAAATCTACAACCTAAAACTAGCCGCCGATTTAGTAGTATTGTCCGCCTGTCAAACCGGCTTAGGCAAAGAAATCGAAGGCGAAGGACTCATCGGTTTAACCCGAGGCTTCATGTATGCAGGCGTCCCCCAAGTAGGCGTCAGCTTGTGGAGCGTCGATGACGAAGCCACCTCCATCCTCATGTCCAAATTCTACGAAGGGATGCTCGAAGAGGGGTTATCACCCCCAGCCGCCTTGCGTGCTGCTCAAATCGCCATCTGGCAACAACAGCAATGGCAATCCCCTTATTTTTGGGCGAGTTTTCTCCTCCAAGGCGAGCAGTTACCCGGACGCGAATTTTTACCCGTAAAATCTGTTAAACATTCCAATAAATAA